The following is a genomic window from Deltaproteobacteria bacterium.
TTGGTGTACAAAAAGTGGCCGTCAACGCATGACCGATTTTCCCGCCATAACCGGCGCTCGACTGATTCGTGCCTTGCGTAAATTTGGATTCGAAGGTATCCGCGTAAAAGGCAGCCACCATTTCTTCCGGCATCAAATCAGAATAACCACACTGCTCAATTTCTGAGCAACCTGCGCCCGGCAATTGCTCAACTTCTGCGCAATTCCTTGGTATCGATCCCGGTCCGAAAAGCAAGAATACGCGTAAGATGAATCTGTTATTGCAATTGGCACATGAGCTGCATATAATTTGCACTACAGGGATGAACAACCTTCCGCGAGTGACATATACATGATGCACTCAAATCGCCATCACAATATCGTGAATCGTTCAAACCGAACCGAGCTCAATCGGGAGATCCATAGGAAGATCGGGAGTGAGTCCCGCTGCTTGTCGCACAAGGCAACTCAGCTCAACGGTACTCGCAAAATTCAACGCAAGGCAAATAGCACCCATCTACGGATCTTAGGAATCCTGGAACTCCTCGTAACCGAAATCAGTCAACAATGAAACAACGTCCCTTTTAGCCAAGAATCCCAGTTAGAGCGCGGAGGTTGCATTGAGCGAAGAGAGAACAGGCCACAACACAGTCGAATCGATCTCCGCCGATGACCTGAAACAGGTTCTTGGCCCGCTTCTCGACGCCAAAGAACGAAATCGAATCATCGAGACATTCCTCAAGGATGAACTGGAGCTACCGGGGTATCAAGCCAAGTTCGTAGCTAAGATCCTCGTTCCCTCACTGGAAAAGCTCATCGGCGCTACGGTGTCACGCCATTTCATTAACATACACGACGCGTTGAGGCGCCGCTTTGACGGATACGACCGGAGGGCCTTTGGTATCGGTCGGTGGTTGGGTTATA
Proteins encoded in this region:
- a CDS encoding type II toxin-antitoxin system HicA family toxin, whose translation is MTDFPAITGARLIRALRKFGFEGIRVKGSHHFFRHQIRITTLLNF